The following are from one region of the Silurus meridionalis isolate SWU-2019-XX chromosome 25, ASM1480568v1, whole genome shotgun sequence genome:
- the usp2b gene encoding ubiquitin carboxyl-terminal hydrolase 2 isoform X2: MPSLRQSYTVTVPEEPPASVFPFSKAEARSKSASVSRSMLVSTFVGLLINQAKNSKNALGLVGLRNLGNTCFMNSILQCLSNTHDLRDYCLRNTHRTDLSNNCRTKAALMEEFAKLTQTLWTSASNEAISPSDFKTQIQKYAPRFMGYNQQDAQEFLRFLLDGLHNEVNRGSLKPRAPIEDFDHLSDDEKAKRMWNKYLEREDSKVVDLFVGQLKSSLTCSECGFCSTVFDPFWDLSLPIAKTSGEVMLIDCLRLFTKEDVLDGNEKPTCQRCKARRKCTKKFTIQKFPKVLVLHLKRFSEARLKTAKLSTFVNFPIKELDLCEFASDNSMHAVYNLYAVSNHTGTTLGGHYTAYCRNPSTGEWYSYNDSRVSPMSSSQVRSSDAYVLFYELANSSRL, from the exons ATGCCCAGCCTGCGTCAGTCGTACACGGTGACGGTGCCCGAGGAGCCTCCGGCGTCCGTTTTCCCCTTCAGCAAAGCGGAGGCGCGCAGTAAAAGTGCGTCGGTGTCGCGCTCAATGCTGGTGTCCACTTTCGTCGGTCTGCTCATTAACCAAGCGAAG AACTCCAAGAATGCTCTGGGACTTGTGGGTCTAAGGAATCTGGGGAACACT TGCTTCATGAACTCCATTCTGCAGTGTTTGAGTAACACACACGACCTGCGTGACTACTGTCTGCGCAACACACACCGTACTGACCTCAGCAACAACTGCAGGACCAAGGCGGCTCTAATGGAGG AGTTTGCCAAGCTCACTCAGACGCTGTGGACATCAGCAAGCAACGAAGCCATCAGTCCCTCTGACTTCAAGACTCAGATTCAGAAGTACGCTCCACGCTTCATGGGCTACAA TCAGCAGGATGCTCAGGAGTTTCTGCGCTTCCTCCTGGACGGGCTCCATAATGAAGTGAACCGAGGGTCACTGAAACCCCGAGCACCCATAGAGGACTTCGACCACCTCTC GGATGATGAGAAAGCTAAGAGAATGTGGAACAAGTACCTGGAGAGAGAAGACAGCAAAGTAGTTG ATCTGTTTGTTGGCCAGCTGAAAAGTTCACTGACCTGCAGCGAGTGTGGCTTCTGCTCCACTGTATTCGATCCGTTTTGGGATCTGTCTTTACCTATTGCCAAG ACCTCTGGAGAGGTGATGCTGATCGACTGCCTTCGACTTTTCACTAAGGAAGATGTACTGGATGGGAATGAGAAACCT ACATGCCAAAGGTGTAAAGCCAGGCGGAAATGCACAAAGAAATTCACTATTCAGAAATTCCCCAAAGTTCTGGTGCTTC ATTTAAAGCGATTCTCTGAAGCTCGCCTGAAAACCGCCAAACTCTCTACTTTCGTCAACTTTCCCATCAAAGAACTGGACTTGTGCGAGTTCGCTTCCGACAACAGCA TGCATGCTGTGTATAACCTGTATGCAGTGTCAAATCACACAGGCACCACATTGGGTGGCCATTACACAGCTTACTGCCGCAACCCTTCCACAGGAGAGTGGTACTCATACAACGACTCCAG AGTAAGCCCTATGTCCTCCAGCCAAGTGCGCAGCAGTGATGCATATGTGCTGTTCTACGAGCTTGCAAACTCCTCGCGCTTGTGA